From Planococcus halocryophilus, the proteins below share one genomic window:
- a CDS encoding NUDIX hydrolase, which yields MREVKEETGYDVIVKYLIFEKSYKYTFVAEIVGGNLYLDSSIKANSDIIDIAWISIDDYKNFDEITTPLLHLLGNHETAKIL from the coding sequence ATTAGAGAAGTGAAGGAAGAAACGGGATACGATGTAATAGTTAAGTATTTGATTTTTGAGAAGTCTTATAAATATACATTTGTTGCGGAAATTGTAGGAGGTAATCTTTACTTAGATTCTTCTATTAAAGCCAATAGCGATATAATTGATATTGCATGGATTTCAATTGATGATTATAAAAATTTTGATGAAATCACCACTCCATTACTACATCTACTCGGTAATCATGAAACGGCAAAAATACTTTAG
- a CDS encoding SurA N-terminal domain-containing protein, whose protein sequence is MIKKWFLTIVLGGSMVALAACGDDTAKDTEGEETPQEEVATEQESGEQPEMPKPDLEGIPEVVAEVNGEKISKEDFESIYTEQFEQMAMQSQMSGQEVDQSQLKEQVADSLVAQELLVQETEKQKLTASEEQKNTALEELAQQNGLKSSDELLAALKEQGISEEEVKKQIETQVKIEQMIASETGEIKLTDEELQTYYDEAKAQQEEAGGEEIPAFEEVKPQIEEQLKSQKESEATQALIAKLREKAEVTINL, encoded by the coding sequence ATGATTAAAAAATGGTTTTTAACAATCGTACTTGGAGGATCCATGGTAGCGTTAGCTGCTTGTGGTGATGATACAGCTAAAGATACAGAAGGTGAAGAAACACCGCAAGAAGAGGTAGCAACAGAGCAAGAAAGTGGAGAGCAACCAGAAATGCCTAAGCCTGATTTAGAAGGCATTCCAGAAGTTGTCGCAGAAGTAAATGGTGAAAAGATCTCAAAAGAGGATTTTGAATCTATTTATACAGAGCAGTTCGAACAAATGGCGATGCAATCCCAAATGTCTGGACAAGAAGTTGACCAAAGTCAATTAAAAGAGCAGGTTGCAGATAGCTTAGTTGCGCAGGAATTACTTGTTCAAGAAACAGAAAAACAAAAACTGACTGCATCAGAAGAACAAAAAAATACAGCGCTAGAAGAATTAGCTCAACAAAATGGCTTGAAGTCTTCGGATGAATTATTGGCAGCGCTAAAAGAACAAGGGATTTCTGAAGAAGAAGTCAAGAAGCAAATAGAGACACAAGTGAAAATAGAGCAAATGATTGCATCAGAAACTGGCGAAATCAAACTGACTGATGAAGAACTACAGACATATTATGATGAGGCAAAAGCTCAGCAAGAAGAAGCGGGCGGCGAAGAAATTCCAGCTTTTGAAGAAGTAAAACCGCAAATTGAAGAACAATTAAAATCGCAAAAAGAAAGCGAAGCAACACAAGCGTTAATCGCAAAACTTCGTGAAAAAGCAGAAGTTACAATTAACCTATAA
- a CDS encoding glycine betaine uptake BCCT transporter, whose product MKKVTNVFWIALALALLAIGFGAFAPDSFAEVTGNIKTFLTTSFGWYYLLIVSIIVLFCLFFLISPMGQIKLGKDSDKPEFSFGTWIAMLFSAGMGIGLVFWGAAEPISHFAIDPATAEPGSAEAMRESMRFSFFHWGIHAWAIYAVVALALAYSQFRKGEPGLISATLKPIFGDKMKGPWGTFVDIIAVFATVVGVATTLGFGAIQINGGLAYLFDGIQEDDFVVQLIIIAIVTVLFMISAWSGLSKGIKYLSNANMVLAIALLGAMIILGPTLLIMNMFTDTIGTYFQNIVQMSFRAAPIDGENRSWIDGWTIFYWAWWISWSPFVGVFIARVSRGRTIRQFLLGVLMIPAFVSFLWFAAFGTTAIDVQQSGVDLTGLLTEQTLFAVFNELPFGVLLSVIAVFLITTFFVTSADSATFVLGMQTTGGSLYPQNSVKLTWGVAQSAIAVILLSTGGLDTLQTVLIIVAFPFSIIILLMMTSFYKAVTIEYKAIKRKR is encoded by the coding sequence ATGAAAAAAGTAACCAATGTTTTTTGGATTGCTCTTGCACTGGCATTACTGGCCATTGGCTTTGGCGCATTTGCACCCGATAGTTTTGCAGAAGTTACAGGAAATATAAAAACATTCCTAACAACTTCGTTCGGATGGTATTATTTGCTAATCGTTTCTATCATCGTTCTATTCTGTTTGTTTTTCCTTATCAGTCCGATGGGACAAATCAAATTAGGTAAAGACTCAGATAAGCCCGAGTTTTCATTTGGGACATGGATTGCCATGCTGTTTTCAGCAGGAATGGGAATCGGTTTAGTATTTTGGGGAGCTGCGGAACCGATATCGCATTTTGCGATTGATCCGGCAACTGCGGAACCTGGAAGTGCTGAAGCTATGCGTGAATCAATGCGTTTCAGCTTTTTCCACTGGGGAATTCATGCATGGGCTATATACGCCGTCGTAGCATTAGCACTAGCATATTCACAGTTCCGAAAAGGGGAACCTGGATTGATCTCAGCTACGTTAAAGCCAATATTTGGAGATAAGATGAAAGGTCCTTGGGGAACGTTTGTAGACATTATTGCTGTTTTTGCAACAGTAGTTGGTGTTGCGACGACTTTAGGCTTTGGTGCTATTCAAATTAACGGTGGACTTGCATATTTGTTTGACGGAATACAAGAAGATGACTTTGTCGTTCAACTAATTATTATTGCGATTGTAACGGTATTGTTTATGATTTCAGCATGGAGTGGGCTAAGTAAAGGGATTAAATACCTTTCAAATGCTAATATGGTGCTAGCTATCGCTTTACTAGGAGCAATGATAATTCTTGGGCCAACTCTATTAATCATGAATATGTTTACTGATACAATCGGTACTTATTTCCAAAATATAGTTCAAATGAGTTTCCGTGCAGCGCCAATTGATGGCGAAAATCGTTCTTGGATTGATGGCTGGACAATCTTTTATTGGGCTTGGTGGATTTCATGGTCTCCATTTGTTGGTGTATTCATTGCACGTGTTTCGAGAGGACGAACAATTCGTCAATTCCTACTAGGCGTTTTGATGATTCCTGCATTCGTTAGTTTTCTTTGGTTTGCGGCTTTCGGTACAACAGCAATTGATGTTCAACAAAGTGGTGTAGATTTAACAGGGTTATTGACAGAGCAAACTTTGTTTGCCGTCTTTAATGAGTTGCCATTTGGTGTATTGCTTTCAGTTATAGCGGTATTCCTAATTACGACGTTCTTTGTTACTTCTGCCGACTCTGCGACATTTGTCCTTGGAATGCAAACAACAGGTGGTTCACTGTATCCACAAAACTCAGTGAAATTGACATGGGGAGTTGCACAATCAGCAATCGCTGTAATTCTTTTGTCTACTGGTGGACTTGATACATTGCAGACAGTATTAATTATTGTGGCATTCCCGTTCTCCATCATCATCTTATTAATGATGACATCCTTCTATAAGGCAGTAACAATCGAATACAAAGCTATAAAACGTAAACGTTAA
- a CDS encoding 5'-3' exonuclease, with protein MEKPHVLLIDGMALLFRSFFATSAVNQYFRTAEGLATNGVQGFTRHVLAAKTMMKPTHMAVCWDMGSKTFRTDLFDGYKANRPAPPEDMVHQFDWAQEISSQLGWKNYGEAGIEADDFIGSFTKQWQDQVDFTIITGDKDMLQLLTPSVNIAFMKKGFHVYDVYTESRFIEEYGIQPSQFADVKAFMGDPSDGYPGVKGIGPKTALQLIQNYGSTDGVLEAIDELKPAQKKKIDEHKEMLLLSKKLAVIKCDIQLDVSLEEITVPSYTNDHIQLCRDQQLTLLAKQLEKNIGVTNDPWV; from the coding sequence ATGGAAAAACCACATGTGTTATTAATCGATGGCATGGCATTACTATTTCGCTCGTTTTTTGCAACATCGGCTGTAAACCAGTATTTTAGAACAGCTGAAGGCTTGGCGACAAATGGCGTACAAGGATTTACACGCCACGTATTAGCGGCAAAAACAATGATGAAGCCAACACATATGGCAGTTTGTTGGGATATGGGATCTAAAACTTTCCGCACCGATTTGTTCGACGGTTATAAAGCAAATCGGCCAGCACCTCCAGAAGACATGGTGCACCAGTTTGACTGGGCGCAAGAAATTTCTAGTCAACTTGGTTGGAAAAATTACGGCGAAGCGGGGATCGAAGCCGATGACTTTATCGGATCCTTTACGAAGCAATGGCAAGACCAAGTAGACTTCACCATCATCACAGGGGACAAAGATATGCTGCAATTGTTGACACCTTCTGTCAATATTGCGTTTATGAAAAAAGGCTTTCACGTTTACGACGTTTATACAGAATCACGGTTTATTGAAGAATACGGGATTCAACCGTCACAATTTGCAGATGTAAAAGCGTTTATGGGCGATCCGAGTGATGGTTATCCTGGCGTAAAAGGCATTGGACCAAAAACGGCTCTTCAACTTATTCAAAACTATGGTTCAACGGATGGCGTACTAGAAGCTATCGACGAATTAAAGCCGGCACAGAAAAAGAAAATTGATGAGCATAAGGAAATGTTGTTATTATCAAAAAAACTGGCTGTCATCAAATGTGACATCCAGTTGGACGTGTCACTAGAAGAAATTACCGTTCCAAGTTACACAAATGACCATATTCAATTATGTCGCGACCAACAATTAACATTGCTCGCTAAACAGCTCGAGAAAAATATCGGTGTTACAAATGATCCTTGGGTATGA
- a CDS encoding C39 family peptidase yields the protein MKKLIAFQGLSQYDEHISKKYRSSACGPVTIAAILQHYEQLEIGINQLYRLLGTTPIGLFTWRLVKNFRKTGGMRYEVEKISAIQEVKEELLAGRPLAMKFDRYFTFHWFSKPLYSYHWVPLIGFEQKTNDLILYIHDNGQKNRPSKMRTVSYQENQNVLTFVKIIPKDHL from the coding sequence ATGAAAAAACTAATCGCTTTTCAAGGACTTTCCCAATACGATGAACACATATCGAAAAAATATCGGTCTTCTGCATGTGGTCCAGTAACTATAGCAGCCATATTGCAACATTATGAGCAGCTTGAAATTGGGATAAACCAACTTTACCGTTTACTCGGTACGACTCCGATCGGATTATTTACTTGGAGACTCGTAAAAAACTTCCGAAAAACCGGTGGCATGCGCTATGAAGTTGAAAAAATCAGCGCTATTCAAGAAGTAAAAGAAGAATTGCTAGCTGGCCGTCCACTTGCGATGAAGTTTGATCGCTATTTCACGTTTCATTGGTTTTCAAAACCGTTATATAGCTATCACTGGGTACCGTTAATTGGCTTTGAGCAAAAGACGAATGACCTTATCCTTTATATTCATGACAACGGACAAAAAAACCGCCCCAGCAAAATGCGGACGGTTTCTTATCAAGAAAATCAGAACGTATTAACTTTTGTTAAAATCATACCCAAGGATCATTTGTAA
- a CDS encoding STAS domain-containing protein, with product MDPKQEIKQLQEQLVYFKKLIKNMSAPIIPSVVPKTILVPIAGFIFTDRFDMIRTAVLEYAEKHRDTERVIFDFTGVTTDDLMEFDYNGLASELSQLNSALGLMGLRAIYVGFNPLFVREIVHAGIQVELEVYTTFKVALEHVLNENKKLVPKM from the coding sequence ATGGATCCAAAACAGGAAATAAAACAATTACAAGAACAGCTAGTTTATTTTAAAAAGCTGATTAAAAATATGTCGGCCCCGATTATTCCATCGGTTGTACCCAAAACGATTTTAGTGCCAATTGCAGGTTTTATTTTCACGGACCGTTTCGATATGATCCGTACGGCAGTTTTAGAGTACGCAGAAAAACATCGAGATACCGAACGGGTGATCTTTGATTTTACAGGAGTAACTACTGATGACTTGATGGAGTTTGACTATAATGGACTGGCAAGTGAATTAAGCCAATTAAACTCCGCTCTTGGATTAATGGGCTTACGTGCTATTTATGTCGGCTTTAATCCGCTATTTGTACGTGAAATTGTCCATGCCGGTATTCAAGTTGAATTAGAAGTTTATACAACTTTTAAAGTAGCACTTGAACATGTACTTAATGAAAATAAAAAATTGGTACCCAAAATGTGA
- a CDS encoding thioredoxin family protein has product MKSLNTTEQFNEVINGEQPVIVKFQAGWCPDCRRMDMFIDPIVEEYNQYQWVDVNRDELPNIAEKYEVMGIPSLLVFKGGEKTAHLHSANAKSPESVTNFLNDQNE; this is encoded by the coding sequence ATGAAATCACTTAATACAACTGAACAATTTAATGAAGTTATTAACGGCGAACAACCAGTTATCGTAAAATTCCAAGCCGGCTGGTGCCCAGACTGTAGAAGAATGGATATGTTTATCGATCCAATCGTTGAAGAATACAATCAATACCAATGGGTGGACGTTAACCGCGATGAACTTCCAAACATTGCTGAAAAATATGAAGTAATGGGAATTCCAAGCTTGCTAGTCTTTAAAGGCGGAGAAAAAACAGCTCACCTTCACAGCGCAAATGCTAAATCACCAGAATCGGTTACAAACTTTTTAAACGATCAAAATGAGTAG
- a CDS encoding 3-hydroxyacyl-CoA dehydrogenase/enoyl-CoA hydratase family protein translates to MAYQIRKAAVLGSGVMGSGIAAHLANIGIPVVLLDIVPRELSKEEQAKGLTLEDKAVRNRMATGSIQKLLKQKPAPLTAKKNLQLITPGNLEDDLEKLKDVDWIIEVIVENLDVKKSLYEKIDGVRKEGTIISSNTSGISINAMVEGRSEDFGKHFLGTHFFNPPRYLKLLEIIPAKTTAPEVLEFMTTFGEDQLGKGVVIAKDTPNFIANRIGTYGLLVTLREMMARGYSIGEVDSVTGPLIGRPKSATFRTLDVVGLDTFMHVSKNVYDQTSGEEQKVFDAPEFMKKMVEKGWLGAKSGQGFFLKKDKEILELDPETLEYRPAGKLKTPSQEVAKQQKGLAAKMKTLVYAEDRTGELLWSILSPTLRYSAELNEEISDDIVAIDNAMKWGFGWEQGPFETWDAIGVKKSVEKMTQEGHTVPAFVQALIDSGNENFYKEQEGDLYFFDGTTYKPVPVNEKVIDLKRYKKKHGVIKSNSGASLIDLGDGIALLEFHSRSNAIGLDIMQMINFAVDEVDKNYKGLVIGNQGKNFCVGANLGMILMEAQDDNIFELDFTIKTFQNAMMKLKYSNKPVVAAPFGMALGGGAEVTLPVAHIQASMETYMGLVEVGVGLIPGGGGNKELYMKQLKGLPNGVTIDYLNIATKVFESIAMAKVSTSAEEARENNFLNFVDGISVNNDHLIYDAKQAALSLYENGYQAPLREKVPVPGEPGYATLLLGAEGMFISGYISEHDLKIAKKLAFVLAGGKVPYGTKVDEQYLLDLERQAFLSLVAEPKTQQRMQHMLVKGKPLRN, encoded by the coding sequence GTGGCTTACCAAATTAGAAAAGCGGCTGTACTCGGTTCAGGTGTTATGGGTTCAGGAATTGCAGCGCACCTTGCAAATATAGGAATTCCAGTTGTATTACTTGATATTGTTCCGCGTGAATTGTCGAAAGAAGAACAAGCAAAAGGATTAACGCTTGAAGACAAAGCGGTACGTAATCGTATGGCAACAGGCTCCATTCAAAAACTACTTAAACAAAAACCAGCTCCATTAACAGCTAAAAAGAATCTTCAGTTGATCACACCAGGAAATCTAGAAGATGATTTAGAAAAACTAAAAGATGTTGATTGGATTATAGAAGTCATTGTTGAAAATCTTGATGTAAAGAAATCTTTATACGAAAAAATTGATGGTGTAAGAAAAGAAGGAACGATTATTTCTTCAAATACATCAGGCATTAGCATTAACGCAATGGTCGAAGGACGTTCAGAAGACTTTGGGAAACATTTCTTAGGAACGCATTTCTTTAATCCACCACGTTACTTGAAATTGCTCGAAATCATTCCAGCAAAAACGACAGCTCCAGAAGTATTAGAGTTCATGACAACATTTGGAGAAGATCAATTGGGCAAAGGCGTGGTTATTGCAAAAGACACACCAAACTTTATAGCTAATCGAATTGGTACTTATGGTTTGCTTGTCACGTTACGTGAGATGATGGCACGTGGCTACTCGATCGGTGAAGTAGACTCTGTAACTGGACCATTAATCGGTCGTCCAAAATCAGCTACGTTTAGAACATTAGATGTTGTAGGTCTAGATACGTTCATGCATGTTTCTAAAAATGTATACGATCAAACTTCAGGCGAAGAACAGAAAGTTTTTGACGCACCAGAATTCATGAAAAAAATGGTGGAAAAAGGCTGGTTAGGAGCGAAATCCGGTCAAGGTTTCTTCTTGAAAAAAGACAAAGAGATTTTAGAACTCGATCCTGAAACATTGGAGTATCGTCCAGCCGGAAAATTGAAAACGCCTTCACAAGAAGTGGCAAAACAACAAAAAGGTCTCGCAGCTAAAATGAAAACGCTTGTTTACGCAGAAGATCGTACGGGCGAATTACTTTGGAGCATACTTTCTCCAACATTGCGCTATTCGGCTGAATTGAACGAGGAAATTTCAGATGACATTGTTGCTATCGATAATGCCATGAAATGGGGCTTTGGCTGGGAACAAGGACCGTTTGAAACATGGGATGCAATTGGCGTAAAAAAATCTGTAGAAAAAATGACACAAGAAGGCCATACCGTTCCAGCATTTGTACAAGCTCTAATAGATAGTGGGAACGAAAATTTCTATAAAGAACAAGAAGGCGATCTATATTTCTTTGATGGCACGACTTATAAGCCAGTGCCAGTCAATGAAAAAGTTATCGATTTAAAACGTTATAAGAAAAAGCATGGTGTCATCAAATCTAATTCAGGTGCCAGCTTAATCGATTTAGGCGACGGAATTGCGTTATTAGAATTCCATTCACGCTCAAATGCAATTGGTTTAGACATTATGCAAATGATCAATTTCGCAGTTGATGAAGTTGATAAAAATTACAAAGGACTTGTCATCGGCAATCAAGGCAAAAACTTCTGTGTTGGTGCTAACTTGGGCATGATCTTAATGGAAGCGCAAGATGATAATATTTTTGAACTTGATTTCACGATCAAAACGTTCCAAAACGCCATGATGAAACTCAAATACAGCAACAAACCAGTTGTGGCAGCACCATTTGGCATGGCTCTTGGTGGCGGAGCAGAAGTAACGTTACCAGTAGCGCATATTCAAGCTTCAATGGAAACGTATATGGGTCTTGTTGAAGTAGGTGTTGGGTTAATTCCAGGCGGCGGCGGTAACAAAGAGCTTTATATGAAACAGTTGAAAGGTTTGCCAAACGGCGTAACGATTGATTACTTGAATATCGCTACGAAAGTATTCGAATCAATCGCGATGGCTAAAGTGTCAACTTCGGCAGAAGAAGCACGTGAAAACAACTTCTTAAACTTTGTAGATGGCATCAGCGTTAATAACGACCATCTCATTTACGATGCAAAGCAAGCGGCTCTTTCATTGTATGAAAATGGTTACCAAGCACCATTGCGTGAAAAAGTTCCAGTTCCAGGTGAGCCAGGTTATGCAACGCTTCTTTTAGGCGCAGAAGGCATGTTCATTTCTGGTTATATTAGCGAACACGACTTGAAAATTGCTAAAAAACTAGCGTTTGTTCTAGCGGGTGGCAAAGTTCCGTATGGCACAAAAGTAGATGAGCAATATTTGCTTGATCTTGAACGTCAAGCGTTCTTAAGCCTAGTAGCAGAACCAAAAACCCAGCAACGTATGCAACATATGCTGGTTAAAGGAAAGCCATTACGTAATTAA
- a CDS encoding acyl-CoA dehydrogenase family protein, with translation MEQEKTLIKGGSFLIEDADLSRVFTPEDFTEEQKMIAKSTEDYVNTEVMPVVEKLENHEFEHSVRLLKTAGELGLLGADVPEQYGGLGLDKIASALIAEKMSKAGGFSITHGAHVGIGSLPIVLFGNEEQKQSYLPRLATGEMIAAYALTEPSSGSDALGAKTVAKLNEAGTHYVLNGEKQWITNAGFADVFVVYAKIDGDKFSAFIVEREFPGVSVGPEEKKMGIKSSSTRTLILEDAEVPVENLLGEAGRGHIIAFNILNIGRYKLGVGTIGASKRAMELTIPYTNQRQQFKTPISSFNLTREKLATMASKLYAVESSVYRTVGLFEDRMSGFTDEQQADGKLVADSIAEFAVECSLNKFFGTETLDYIVDEGVQLHGGYGFMQEYEIERIYRDSRINRIFEGTNEINRLLVPGTLLRKAMKGELPLLQHAQKLQEELLMMMPEEVGTDALDQEKYLVKNAKKIALLAAGLAAQTYGSKLEAEQEVLVNIADIVSNVFAMESVVLRTEKAIAASGEEKAKQKLLYTQIYCQEAFDQIERDAKETLIAAIEGDNQRMMLSALRKLTRSTPYNVIAKKREAAVKLIDVEKYVV, from the coding sequence ATGGAACAAGAAAAAACATTGATCAAAGGCGGAAGCTTTTTAATCGAAGATGCAGATTTATCACGTGTGTTCACACCGGAAGATTTTACAGAAGAGCAAAAAATGATCGCGAAATCGACAGAGGATTACGTCAACACTGAAGTAATGCCAGTCGTAGAAAAGTTAGAAAATCATGAGTTTGAGCATTCGGTTCGTTTGTTGAAAACCGCTGGTGAGCTTGGACTACTTGGCGCAGATGTTCCTGAGCAGTACGGCGGTCTTGGATTAGACAAAATTGCTTCGGCTTTAATTGCTGAAAAAATGTCTAAAGCGGGTGGATTCTCAATTACTCACGGAGCACATGTTGGAATTGGATCATTGCCAATCGTTTTATTTGGTAACGAAGAACAAAAGCAAAGCTATTTGCCGCGTTTAGCAACTGGTGAAATGATTGCAGCTTACGCATTAACTGAGCCGAGTTCAGGGTCTGACGCATTAGGCGCTAAAACAGTCGCGAAGTTAAATGAAGCAGGTACGCATTACGTATTAAACGGTGAAAAACAATGGATCACCAATGCTGGATTTGCGGATGTTTTCGTGGTATATGCAAAAATTGATGGAGACAAATTCTCTGCCTTTATCGTTGAACGTGAATTCCCGGGCGTGTCTGTTGGGCCAGAAGAAAAGAAAATGGGCATTAAATCGTCTTCAACACGTACGTTAATTCTTGAAGATGCGGAAGTTCCTGTTGAAAACCTACTAGGCGAAGCAGGACGTGGACATATAATCGCGTTCAATATTTTGAATATCGGTCGTTATAAATTAGGGGTAGGCACAATTGGTGCTTCTAAACGTGCGATGGAATTGACGATTCCTTATACAAACCAGCGTCAACAGTTTAAAACACCTATTTCATCGTTTAATTTAACACGCGAAAAATTAGCGACAATGGCATCTAAATTATATGCTGTTGAAAGTTCTGTTTATCGTACAGTTGGATTGTTTGAAGATCGCATGAGCGGATTTACGGATGAACAGCAAGCAGATGGCAAACTAGTAGCCGATTCTATCGCAGAATTTGCAGTAGAATGTTCGTTAAACAAATTCTTCGGTACGGAAACATTGGACTATATCGTAGACGAAGGCGTTCAATTGCATGGTGGTTATGGCTTTATGCAAGAATACGAAATTGAGCGCATTTACCGCGATTCTCGAATTAACCGTATTTTTGAAGGAACAAATGAAATTAACCGCTTGCTCGTACCAGGTACATTATTACGTAAAGCTATGAAAGGCGAATTGCCGTTATTGCAACATGCTCAAAAATTGCAAGAAGAGCTATTAATGATGATGCCAGAAGAAGTAGGGACAGATGCGTTAGACCAAGAAAAATACTTGGTGAAAAATGCCAAGAAAATTGCTTTATTAGCTGCAGGATTAGCTGCACAAACGTATGGCTCTAAACTAGAAGCTGAGCAAGAAGTGCTTGTCAACATTGCAGATATCGTAAGTAATGTCTTTGCTATGGAGTCAGTTGTGCTTCGTACGGAGAAAGCAATTGCCGCTTCAGGTGAAGAAAAAGCGAAGCAAAAACTTCTTTATACACAAATTTATTGCCAAGAAGCATTTGATCAAATTGAACGAGATGCAAAAGAAACATTAATCGCTGCAATCGAAGGCGATAACCAACGTATGATGTTATCGGCTTTACGCAAATTAACGCGCTCAACTCCTTATAACGTTATTGCGAAAAAACGTGAAGCTGCTGTTAAGTTGATCGACGTTGAAAAATACGTCGTGTAA
- a CDS encoding arsenate reductase family protein → MITYYAYPKCMTCRKAKSWLEKNGVEYNEIHISENPPTKEQLSEIHKASGLDLKKFFNTSGLVYRSLSLKDKLSTMSEDQQLELLASNGMLIKRPLAWNGEKALLGFKETEYQDTWL, encoded by the coding sequence TTGATTACTTATTACGCATATCCTAAATGTATGACTTGCCGTAAAGCGAAAAGCTGGCTAGAGAAAAATGGTGTAGAGTACAATGAAATACATATATCAGAAAATCCACCAACGAAAGAACAACTTTCGGAAATTCATAAAGCTAGCGGCTTGGATTTAAAGAAATTTTTCAATACGAGTGGCTTGGTTTATCGATCGCTTAGTTTAAAAGATAAATTGTCTACTATGAGCGAAGATCAGCAGTTAGAGCTACTTGCTTCTAATGGGATGTTGATTAAACGTCCATTAGCATGGAATGGCGAAAAAGCGTTACTGGGCTTTAAAGAAACAGAATATCAAGATACGTGGCTTTAA
- the gcvH gene encoding glycine cleavage system protein GcvH has protein sequence MSTPAELRYSKEHEWVKIEDGNARIGITHFAQAELGDIVFVELPQVGDELKKDQPFGSVESVKTVSELYAPISGKVIEVNSELEDSPEFVNESPYEQAWMVVIEAPSEEEVNELMTADQYKEMTNE, from the coding sequence ATGAGCACACCAGCAGAACTTCGTTATTCAAAAGAACATGAATGGGTTAAAATCGAAGATGGCAATGCACGTATCGGCATTACTCATTTCGCACAAGCTGAATTGGGAGACATCGTTTTCGTTGAACTTCCGCAAGTTGGAGACGAGCTGAAAAAAGATCAACCTTTCGGTAGCGTTGAATCTGTTAAAACGGTTTCGGAATTGTATGCACCAATTAGCGGTAAAGTGATTGAAGTTAACTCTGAGCTTGAAGATAGCCCAGAATTTGTTAACGAATCGCCTTACGAACAGGCTTGGATGGTCGTTATCGAAGCCCCTTCTGAAGAAGAAGTCAATGAATTGATGACTGCAGATCAATACAAAGAAATGACAAACGAGTAA
- a CDS encoding toprim domain-containing protein — MKVIVVEGISDKLRIAPLIAEPVTILCTNGTVSATRLEELLLPYEGQDIIILVDADSSGEKLRKLVKREFPEASHFYIDRCYKEVAATPLSILKDVLITANIQVKKLLIEG, encoded by the coding sequence ATGAAGGTGATTGTTGTAGAGGGGATTAGCGATAAGTTAAGAATCGCACCACTCATTGCAGAACCCGTGACGATTCTTTGTACAAATGGTACAGTTAGTGCAACAAGACTTGAAGAGCTGTTGCTACCATATGAAGGTCAGGATATCATCATCTTGGTGGATGCAGACTCCTCTGGAGAAAAGCTGCGGAAGCTAGTAAAGCGTGAGTTTCCTGAAGCTAGTCATTTTTATATCGACCGGTGCTATAAAGAAGTCGCCGCAACGCCGCTTAGTATATTGAAGGATGTACTCATCACAGCGAATATTCAAGTTAAAAAGCTATTAATAGAGGGATGA
- a CDS encoding thioredoxin family protein yields MKEWTHKEWSKEKNTQDVTAYYLYTPMCGTCQVASKMLSVITELLPDLPMGKANLNYVQEIADLYEVESVPCLLITEGGKLKEKVYAFHSVPYLYNKLKAVDEYSRSW; encoded by the coding sequence ATGAAAGAATGGACACATAAAGAATGGTCAAAAGAAAAAAATACGCAAGACGTAACCGCCTATTATTTATATACACCGATGTGTGGAACGTGCCAAGTAGCTTCTAAAATGTTATCGGTCATCACGGAATTGTTACCAGACTTACCAATGGGCAAAGCCAACTTGAATTATGTTCAAGAAATTGCTGATCTTTATGAAGTGGAAAGCGTACCTTGCCTATTAATTACAGAAGGTGGCAAACTAAAAGAAAAAGTTTATGCTTTTCATTCGGTGCCTTATTTATATAATAAGTTAAAAGCTGTTGACGAATACAGTCGGTCGTGGTAA